A single region of the Penaeus monodon isolate SGIC_2016 chromosome 18, NSTDA_Pmon_1, whole genome shotgun sequence genome encodes:
- the LOC119584281 gene encoding uncharacterized protein LOC119584281, with amino-acid sequence MTHNEKLKSGGSEKSGEGESIDDHFEESRVDELKGKNRDISVFSWECGKMTCRRSERIQGRDGMVKSPNEGSESKTEAVISPCQKLPESKMEYNKDIQCKKSGAKRQLVKDKTSDILRRKKYKEKRGNSPKNSPEDLNENIMDIDDDDDLPDLTVCQAVKETPKVEIKVNDLIWTLHRGLWWPSYVKQEYAREKRVSVFFIGCDQAVAIKVNKRNTRQFFSDHIPSYVKKSAQGLLEAFQLCKSYSQLRENRSDITPHFYFSLPVEEQNALMNTNTTSTADEHSPDVSRKEYIWYRRDTKAT; translated from the exons ATGACACATAATGAAAAGTTGAAGTCTGGTGGATCTGAGAAAAGTGGTGAAGGAGAATCTATTGATGATCATTTTGAGGAAAGTAGGGTGgatgaattaaaaggaaaaaatagagacaTATCTGTGTTCAGTTGGGAGTGTGGTAAGATGACTTGTAGAAGAAGCGAAAGAATACAGGGGAGAGATGGAATGGTAAAGAGTCCTAATGAAGGAAGTGAAAGTAAAACTGAAGCTGTAATAAGCCCTTGCCAAAAGTTGCCAGAAAGCAAAATGGAATATAATAAAGACATACAGTGCAAGAAAAGTGGTGCTAAAAGACAGTTAGTAAAGGATAAGACAAGTGACATTCTCAGGAGGAAAAAgtacaaagaaaagagaggaaattctCCCAAAAACAGCCCAGAGGATTTGAATGAGAATATAATGgacatcgatgatgatgatgaccttcCTGATCTGACTGTTTGCCAAGCTGTAAAAG AAACACCAAAAGTAGAAATTAAGGTAAATGATCTGATTTGGACTTTGCATAGAGGTTTGTGGTGGCCTTCTTATGTGAAACAAGAATATGCTCGAGAAAAGAGAGTTTCAGTGTTTTTCATTGGATGTGACCAGGCCGTTGCAATCAAAGTGAATAAGAGAAATACAAGACAATTCTTCAGTGACCATATTCCTTCATATGTG AAGAAGTCTGCACAAGGTCTTTTAGAGGCCTTCCAGCTTTGCAAATCTTATTCTCAGTTGCGGGAAAATAGAAGTGATATTACACCACATTTTTACTTCAGTCTTCCTGTAGAGG aACAAAATGCCctgatgaacacaaacacaacttCGACTGCAGATGAACATTCGCCAGATGTTTCTAGGAAAGAGTATATCTGGTACAGAAGAGACACCAAAGCTACGTAA